Proteins encoded by one window of Salvia splendens isolate huo1 chromosome 14, SspV2, whole genome shotgun sequence:
- the LOC121764465 gene encoding probable serine/threonine-protein kinase PBL28 codes for MDFNPIPNHIYRFPRQKIQHAIRHQHELGRGGFGVVYRGTIRRQGERTRSAAFKMVLRGDFFRQEVAVLDIVQSMNVIEIIGVCEELRTIVVEYAQNRTLSYHLQHPDSMTDFPWCTRIKVLVGLCRALSHVHGCGYIHRDVKSENVLLMNDFTPKLSDFGAAIMIDEEPHPCILSVGYTDPDYLHPLKSENVKFHLDIYAFGVVILEALTGRPAFEIDGFGRTFRLDTWVRGLLLDEILHEEFRNLEQAPDLEIAALDGENTNIPEALKDCIRIARRCLNPEVNQRPNFDQIQNVLKACPRPANYQRWTNAVGNA; via the coding sequence ATGGATTTCAATCCAATCCCTAACCATATCTACCGATTCCCTAGACAAAAGATCCAGCACGCGATTCGCCATCAACACGAGCTAGGCCGCGGTGGCTTTGGGGTGGTGTATCGAGGAACCATCCGACGTCAAGGAGAGAGGACACGCTCAGCAGCCTTCAAAATGGTGTTGCGGGGTGATTTCTTTCGACAAGAAGTTGCGGTGCTCGATATTGTGCAAAGTATGAATGTAATTGAAATTATAGGCGTTTGCGAAGAATTGCGGACTATCGTGGTTGAGTATGCTCAGAATCGAACTCTGAGTTACCATCTCCAGCATCCAGACTCAATGACGGATTTCCCATGGTGTACACGGATCAAGGTCTTGGTTGGCCTTTGTAGAGCGTTGTCTCACGTCCACGGGTGCGGCTACATTCATCGGGACGTCAAATCGGAAAATGTGTTACTGATGAATGATTTCACTCCTAAATTGAGTGATTTCGGGGCTGCAATAATGATCGATGAAGAACCTCATCCGTGTATTTTGTCCGTAGGCTACACTGATCCTGATTATTTGCATCCCTTAAAGAGTGAAAATGTTAAGTTTCATTTGGATATCTACGCATTTGGAGTAGTTATCCTAGAAGCGTTGACTGGACGTCCTGCCTTTGAGATTGATGGCTTCGGAAGGACATTCCGATTGGACACATGGGTTCGAGGGCTTTTGCTCGACGAGATTCTACATGAAGAATTCAGGAACTTGGAGCAAGCGCCCGACTTGGAGATTGCTGCACTGGACGGAGAGAATACTAACATTCCTGAGGCTCTTAAGGACTGTATCCGCATTGCGCGACGTTGTTTGAATCCAGAAGTGAACCAACGCCCAAATTTTGATCAGATCCAGAATGTGCTCAAGGCCTGCCCGAGGCCCGCCAATTATCAAAGGTGGACGAATGCTGTTGGCAATGCTTAG